A genomic window from Syntrophales bacterium includes:
- a CDS encoding MogA/MoaB family molybdenum cofactor biosynthesis protein, with the protein MTAVVRAGVITVSDRGSRGEREDISGNVVRELLEELPAEVAAVRMVADEEDLIARAIVELIDEEKLDLVVTTGGTGVSPRDVTPDATRGIIHREIPGMAEEMRRESLKKTPHAMISRAIVGIRNQSIIINLPGSPKGARENLSALMPSLMHALEKVRGDQSDCAS; encoded by the coding sequence ATGACGGCTGTCGTCAGGGCCGGCGTGATTACCGTGAGCGACCGGGGATCACGGGGTGAGCGGGAAGACATAAGCGGAAACGTGGTCCGGGAGCTCCTGGAGGAGCTTCCGGCCGAGGTGGCGGCTGTCCGCATGGTTGCCGACGAAGAGGACCTCATCGCCCGTGCCATTGTTGAACTCATCGACGAGGAAAAGCTGGACCTGGTGGTCACTACCGGAGGAACCGGTGTCAGCCCCAGGGATGTGACACCCGACGCGACCCGCGGCATCATCCACCGGGAGATTCCCGGCATGGCCGAGGAGATGCGTCGGGAAAGCCTGAAGAAGACCCCTCACGCCATGATTTCCCGGGCCATCGTGGGCATCCGGAACCAGTCGATCATAATCAATCTTCCCGGGAGCCCCAAGGGTGCCCGGGAAAATCTCTCGGCGCTCATGCCTTCCCTCATGCATGCCCTCGAAAAAGTCAGGGGCGATCAATCAGATTGTGCTTCCTGA
- a CDS encoding phosphoglycerate kinase → MKSIRDFDLSGKRVICRTDYNVPLGTNGEIVDDRRIRASLPTIRHALDRGSSLVIMTHLGRPKGTFVSGLSLAPVAKRLSELLGSDIPLLPDCVGDAARGRVNALKPGSAVLLENLRFHGGETKNDDAFARELAGHGDVYINDAFGNAHRSHASNVGILKYMKECGIGLLMEEELTYFDRTLKNPSRPFVAVLGGAKVSEKLQAIETLTERVDTMIIGGGMAFTFLKAMGIDVGRSLLEEGLVDTARRGIESARERGVRLYFPVDCVIARGIDSAAVTKIVPVQEIPAEWMALDIGPATTLLFKEALSDAKTVVWNGPMGVFELDPFSRGTYALARIIGELHALTIVGGGDTDVAVHNAGETERMTFISTGGGASLRLLEGKPLASIVALEACSSGRGEPSGTSR, encoded by the coding sequence ATGAAATCCATCAGAGACTTTGATCTTTCCGGAAAACGGGTGATCTGCCGGACCGACTACAACGTGCCCCTGGGAACGAATGGAGAAATCGTCGATGACAGGAGGATCCGGGCGTCTCTGCCCACGATTCGCCATGCCCTCGATCGAGGCTCCTCTCTCGTCATCATGACCCATTTGGGTCGTCCAAAAGGAACGTTCGTGTCTGGCCTGAGTCTGGCGCCCGTGGCAAAGCGCCTGTCCGAACTTCTGGGAAGCGACATTCCACTTCTGCCCGACTGTGTCGGAGATGCCGCCCGGGGCCGCGTGAACGCGCTGAAACCGGGCTCGGCCGTTCTGCTGGAAAACCTCCGGTTCCACGGAGGAGAAACTAAAAACGACGATGCCTTCGCCCGTGAACTGGCCGGCCACGGCGATGTCTATATCAATGACGCCTTCGGCAACGCCCATCGGAGCCACGCGTCCAACGTGGGAATCCTGAAGTACATGAAGGAATGCGGTATCGGCCTCCTCATGGAAGAGGAGTTGACCTATTTCGACAGGACCCTGAAGAATCCCTCCCGTCCCTTTGTTGCCGTACTCGGCGGAGCTAAGGTGTCCGAGAAACTCCAGGCCATTGAAACACTGACGGAACGGGTTGATACGATGATCATCGGCGGTGGCATGGCCTTCACTTTTCTCAAAGCCATGGGCATCGACGTGGGTCGCTCCCTCCTGGAGGAAGGACTTGTCGACACTGCCCGCCGGGGCATCGAATCGGCCCGGGAACGGGGCGTCAGGCTCTATTTTCCCGTTGACTGCGTCATCGCCCGGGGCATCGATTCCGCGGCGGTCACAAAAATAGTGCCTGTCCAGGAAATCCCCGCGGAATGGATGGCTCTCGACATCGGCCCCGCCACGACCCTGCTCTTCAAAGAGGCTCTCTCCGACGCAAAAACGGTTGTCTGGAACGGACCCATGGGTGTCTTTGAGCTGGATCCCTTTTCCCGGGGCACCTATGCCCTGGCCAGGATAATCGGCGAGCTTCATGCTCTTACCATAGTCGGCGGAGGCGATACCGACGTTGCCGTGCATAACGCGGGAGAAACAGAGCGCATGACCTTCATTTCAACGGGTGGCGGCGCTTCGTTGAGGTTGCTGGAAGGGAAGCCGCTTGCATCGATCGTGGCCCTGGAAGCCTGTTCCTCGGGGAGAGGTGAACCATCAGGAACATCAAGATAA
- the fusA gene encoding elongation factor G, with amino-acid sequence MAKYDSNSLRNIAIIGHGGTGKTSLCESFLFVSGKTDKLGRVDDGTSTLDYEPEEHKRKISISSAVNNVDWNKHRINFVDTPGDANFAMDTRNCLRAVDSAVVVVDSVGGVEFQTEKVWEYSELLKLPRIVYVSKLDRERADFQGALDSVRSRLEKKVTPLFLPLGQEESFRGLIDLMEMKVLTFDEAKGTMKREDIPDDLAETAAAARESLVEDIAECDESLMDKYLEEGTLSIQELRQGLRKGVMARDIVPGTCGCSLKNIGAATLMTMLTEYFPSPPDRGALTGTHPKTGEETTREPDPSAPFSAMVFKTIADPYAGKLTIFRVFSGTLRADSMFYNSTKSITEKCGALFSLEGKTQKPMESVIPGDIAAMAKLKETSTGDTLCDEKDPVLYEKAASANPVCSYAIHPKAKGDEEKLFSSLNRLIEEDATLNIRRDEQTREMILSGMGQVHIDVTLEKMKRKFGVDVTLKQPKVPYKETIKGKARVQGKYKKQSGGRGQFGDTWLEIEPTERSVGFDFVDAIVGGVIPKNYIPAVEKGIVEAMAEGIIAGYPVVDVKVTLVDGSYHTVDSSEMAFKIAGSMGFKKGFEQSQPTLLEPIMAINIEVPDEYMGDVIGDLNSRRGRVLGMDKQGPNQVVKGQVPYAEILTYSAELTSITSGRGIFTFELSHYEEVPAHLQEKIIAEAKKEKEE; translated from the coding sequence ATGGCGAAATACGATTCCAACTCTTTGAGAAATATCGCGATTATTGGTCACGGGGGAACGGGGAAAACCTCTCTCTGCGAATCTTTTCTCTTTGTCAGCGGCAAAACCGACAAGCTGGGACGGGTTGATGACGGAACATCGACCCTCGATTACGAACCGGAAGAGCATAAGCGAAAAATATCAATCAGTTCCGCAGTTAACAACGTCGACTGGAACAAGCACCGGATTAACTTCGTTGACACTCCGGGCGATGCCAACTTTGCCATGGACACCCGGAACTGTCTTCGGGCCGTGGACAGCGCCGTCGTCGTTGTCGACTCCGTCGGCGGCGTGGAATTCCAGACGGAAAAAGTGTGGGAATACAGCGAACTCCTGAAGCTCCCACGAATCGTGTACGTGAGCAAACTGGACCGGGAACGGGCAGATTTCCAGGGCGCCCTGGACAGCGTCCGGAGCCGCCTTGAAAAGAAAGTCACCCCCCTGTTTCTGCCCCTGGGACAGGAAGAATCCTTCCGGGGCCTCATCGACTTGATGGAAATGAAAGTCCTGACCTTCGATGAAGCGAAGGGTACCATGAAACGGGAGGACATCCCGGATGACCTGGCCGAAACAGCCGCCGCCGCCAGAGAATCCCTGGTCGAAGACATCGCCGAATGTGATGAATCGCTCATGGACAAATACCTTGAAGAAGGAACGCTCTCCATCCAGGAACTCAGGCAGGGATTACGCAAGGGAGTCATGGCCCGCGACATCGTTCCCGGCACCTGCGGCTGCTCTCTCAAGAACATCGGAGCCGCCACGCTCATGACCATGCTGACGGAGTACTTCCCCTCGCCGCCGGACCGTGGTGCCCTCACCGGCACACACCCGAAGACCGGAGAAGAAACTACCCGCGAGCCCGACCCATCCGCCCCTTTTTCAGCCATGGTTTTCAAGACCATTGCCGATCCTTACGCGGGCAAATTGACCATATTCCGGGTTTTCTCGGGAACCCTGCGGGCCGATTCGATGTTTTACAACAGCACAAAGAGCATCACCGAAAAGTGCGGCGCCCTTTTCTCCCTGGAGGGCAAAACCCAGAAACCCATGGAGTCAGTCATCCCCGGAGACATCGCCGCCATGGCAAAATTGAAGGAAACCTCAACGGGTGACACTCTCTGTGATGAAAAGGACCCCGTGCTGTACGAGAAAGCCGCTTCGGCGAACCCCGTCTGCTCCTACGCGATTCACCCGAAAGCCAAGGGAGACGAAGAAAAACTCTTCTCTTCCCTGAACAGACTTATCGAGGAGGATGCCACGCTGAACATCCGCAGAGACGAACAGACCAGAGAAATGATACTTTCCGGAATGGGACAGGTACACATCGATGTGACACTCGAAAAAATGAAGAGAAAGTTCGGTGTGGACGTCACCCTGAAACAACCCAAGGTCCCCTACAAGGAAACCATCAAGGGCAAGGCCCGGGTCCAGGGCAAGTACAAGAAGCAGTCCGGCGGCAGGGGCCAGTTCGGCGATACCTGGCTCGAGATCGAACCCACGGAACGGAGTGTCGGCTTTGACTTCGTCGATGCCATCGTGGGCGGCGTCATTCCCAAAAACTACATTCCCGCCGTTGAAAAAGGAATCGTCGAAGCCATGGCGGAAGGCATTATTGCCGGGTACCCCGTGGTGGACGTCAAGGTTACCCTGGTGGACGGCTCATACCACACAGTGGACTCCTCGGAAATGGCTTTCAAGATAGCCGGCTCGATGGGATTTAAAAAAGGATTCGAACAGAGCCAGCCGACGCTGCTGGAACCCATCATGGCCATCAACATAGAGGTCCCCGACGAATACATGGGTGATGTCATCGGCGATCTGAACAGCAGGCGCGGCCGTGTCCTGGGAATGGACAAGCAGGGGCCGAACCAGGTAGTGAAAGGCCAGGTACCCTACGCTGAAATCCTTACCTATTCCGCTGAATTGACTTCCATAACCAGCGGGCGGGGAATCTTCACCTTCGAACTGTCCCATTATGAAGAAGTCCCGGCACATCTGCAGGAAAAAATCATCGCCGAGGCGAAAAAGGAAAAGGAAGAATGA
- a CDS encoding CarD family transcriptional regulator: MFKIGDMAVYPAQGVGVIENIETKEIMGSEQSFYIIKILGNNATIMIPESGADYVGLREVISEDDIPRVYEILKERKTSVDRQTWNKRYKEYWEKIKTGSVYEIAEVLRDLLILKLDKDLSFGERKMMDIAKNLLVMEISIARRCKQELVEKDLNTIFAM; encoded by the coding sequence ATGTTTAAAATTGGTGACATGGCTGTTTACCCCGCCCAGGGAGTGGGAGTCATTGAAAATATCGAAACAAAAGAAATTATGGGTAGTGAGCAATCATTTTATATCATAAAGATTCTCGGAAACAACGCTACAATCATGATTCCTGAAAGTGGTGCCGACTACGTCGGCCTCCGCGAAGTTATTTCCGAGGATGACATTCCTCGTGTTTATGAGATCCTCAAGGAACGAAAGACAAGCGTTGACCGCCAGACCTGGAACAAACGCTACAAGGAGTACTGGGAAAAAATCAAAACCGGCTCTGTCTATGAAATAGCCGAAGTTCTGCGGGACCTTCTCATTCTGAAACTGGACAAGGATCTCTCCTTCGGGGAGAGAAAAATGATGGATATCGCCAAAAACCTTCTTGTCATGGAAATCTCCATAGCGCGGAGATGCAAACAGGAGCTGGTGGAAAAAGACCTGAACACCATCTTCGCCATGTGA
- the ispD gene encoding 2-C-methyl-D-erythritol 4-phosphate cytidylyltransferase, translating to MKKTTDENSLPPAVAIVVAGGSGRRMGGDIPKQYRLLGGLPVITRTLGVFEESSSISGIIVVVPVEGGSGHVMEAVASRGFSKIRAVVSGGSTRQESVRNALAALNHSVGIVAVHDGVRPLVPVDLIDLCVREARKYGAVVPGIPVADTLKSVDGTGRIRVTVEREGLWLVQTPQVFHRHILQDAYDRAFADGFSGTDDAVLVERTGVSVVMIPGSRDNMKITLENDLARAEEILTLQRDVKQGRRAANPVHQRVGFGYDSHRLVEGRKLFLGGCQIPYDRGLLGHSDADVLLHAIGDALLGAVGAGDLGRLFPDDDPAWKDISSTVLLETIRSVASGRGYGVHNVDATVILERPRLKLHIDSMEEAIARLLGVEKERVSVKASTNEGMGFIGRGEGIAAFAVVSVAGNEHDDGVM from the coding sequence ATGAAAAAAACCACGGATGAAAACAGCCTGCCCCCAGCCGTCGCGATCGTTGTCGCGGGCGGCTCCGGTCGGCGGATGGGCGGGGACATTCCCAAGCAATACCGTCTTCTCGGAGGGCTTCCCGTAATCACCAGGACCCTCGGTGTCTTTGAAGAATCCTCTTCAATTTCCGGAATTATTGTGGTCGTCCCGGTGGAAGGCGGGAGCGGACACGTGATGGAAGCGGTTGCCTCCCGGGGATTCTCAAAAATACGGGCCGTCGTCTCCGGTGGGTCCACACGGCAGGAATCTGTCCGTAACGCGCTGGCCGCTCTGAACCACAGCGTCGGTATCGTTGCCGTCCATGACGGTGTGCGGCCCCTGGTCCCGGTGGATCTGATCGACCTCTGCGTCAGGGAAGCCCGAAAGTACGGTGCCGTCGTTCCGGGTATTCCCGTCGCGGACACTCTTAAATCCGTCGACGGGACAGGCAGGATCAGGGTGACGGTGGAGCGGGAGGGTCTCTGGCTCGTTCAGACCCCGCAGGTATTCCATCGGCATATTCTTCAAGATGCCTATGACAGGGCCTTCGCGGACGGGTTTTCAGGTACCGATGACGCGGTCCTGGTTGAGCGGACGGGCGTTTCCGTCGTCATGATACCGGGAAGCCGCGATAACATGAAAATCACTCTGGAGAATGACCTGGCCCGGGCCGAAGAAATACTGACGCTGCAGAGAGACGTGAAGCAGGGCAGGAGAGCTGCAAATCCCGTGCATCAAAGGGTCGGATTCGGATACGACAGTCATCGCCTTGTGGAAGGAAGAAAGCTCTTTCTCGGTGGCTGTCAGATTCCCTATGACCGGGGTCTTCTGGGGCATTCCGATGCCGACGTCCTCCTCCACGCCATCGGCGACGCCCTGCTCGGGGCCGTCGGCGCCGGCGACCTGGGACGGCTTTTCCCCGACGACGATCCGGCCTGGAAGGATATATCGAGCACCGTCCTGCTCGAAACGATACGCTCAGTCGCCTCCGGGAGGGGATACGGCGTCCACAACGTCGATGCCACGGTCATTCTCGAGCGGCCCCGCCTGAAGCTCCACATCGATTCGATGGAGGAAGCCATTGCCCGGCTGCTCGGGGTGGAGAAGGAACGCGTCAGCGTCAAGGCCTCCACCAACGAGGGAATGGGGTTCATCGGTCGCGGGGAGGGAATCGCCGCTTTTGCCGTGGTTTCTGTTGCGGGGAATGAACACGACGATGGTGTCATGTGA
- a CDS encoding PIN domain-containing protein: MLNIILRSLFIVTCSILGYFALNIYYDFPVSLTGFLIGAWVAIMVLTIEKTLRDVPLVVILGGVAGLALGIAIAYFSVRGLRNISLEGHHDYIPWRYIDIFLFVALGYMGLSLGSKKGRELSLHGRHNPSYGDSGKSWKILDTSVIVDGRFADICDTGFVEGPLTIPRFVLDELQLIADSSDSIKRARGRRGLEVLNRMKSSSGISIEISDIDFPKLKSVDAKLVALAKKSDGVVVTNDYNLNKIAELQGIRVLNVNDLANALKPLVLPGESMVVKVIKEGKEPGQGVAYLDDGTMVIVDGGLRRMKHNVDVIVTSVLQTTAGRMIFSAVKDNETSES; this comes from the coding sequence ATGTTAAACATCATACTTCGGTCTTTATTTATCGTTACATGTTCAATACTTGGTTATTTCGCCCTAAATATATATTATGATTTCCCCGTATCCCTTACAGGATTCCTGATCGGCGCATGGGTCGCCATCATGGTCCTGACTATAGAAAAAACGCTTCGCGATGTTCCCCTGGTCGTTATTCTCGGTGGCGTGGCAGGTCTCGCGCTGGGTATTGCCATTGCCTATTTTTCTGTGCGCGGCCTGCGAAACATATCTCTTGAGGGACACCACGACTATATCCCCTGGCGCTACATCGATATTTTCCTCTTCGTTGCTCTCGGCTACATGGGCCTCAGCCTCGGTTCAAAAAAAGGCAGGGAACTCAGCTTGCACGGTCGTCATAATCCGAGCTACGGCGACTCGGGAAAAAGCTGGAAGATTCTTGATACCAGTGTCATTGTCGACGGAAGATTCGCGGATATCTGCGATACGGGGTTTGTTGAAGGCCCCCTCACGATCCCCCGGTTTGTACTCGATGAGCTTCAGCTTATAGCCGATTCATCGGATTCGATAAAACGGGCCCGGGGACGACGAGGGCTGGAAGTGCTCAACCGGATGAAAAGCAGCTCCGGTATCAGTATAGAAATATCGGACATTGATTTTCCAAAACTCAAGAGTGTGGACGCGAAACTTGTCGCGCTGGCGAAAAAAAGCGACGGCGTTGTGGTCACCAATGACTATAACCTCAATAAGATAGCAGAATTGCAAGGTATTCGCGTTCTCAACGTCAACGATCTCGCCAATGCCCTGAAACCGCTTGTTCTTCCCGGAGAGTCAATGGTGGTAAAAGTCATCAAGGAAGGGAAAGAACCGGGCCAGGGAGTAGCGTACCTCGACGATGGAACCATGGTCATTGTCGACGGCGGGTTGCGTCGCATGAAGCACAATGTGGATGTCATCGTCACCAGTGTTCTGCAGACGACGGCAGGCAGAATGATTTTTTCCGCCGTGAAGGACAACGAGACTTCCGAAAGCTGA